The genomic segment TGACAGTTGATCGGAAGCTATTCTTAATAGTCAAAAGTTATAAGTGTTTTTCTTATCTGttttttcacttcaaaagataCTGATTTAACCACTAAGGTCAGATGGATTACTGTCACGGTCACTGTGTGTGGACTCTAAAGCATCTTTAGGACTCACAGAAATGGATTATTTacctaaaaatcttaatttgtgtttacctGTCCAGTAGAAAGAAAGTAATATGCATATGAGacagcatgagggtgaataaaagatgagagaatttttatttttggttgaactatccccttaacaATCATATGCTGTTGGTATGCTAATCCAAGATCAGCATAGACTAAtaagaataaagtgcaacctcttgtgtacttgtgaacagtgtttgttttaatcTAGAGCttcaaagaaattaaaatatttgcataatatcagGTGTCTGAAGATCAAGATCCCAGTCATTCAAAGGTGATGTGTCTGAACACAATAAGATTGTTGTCTGATGAGGGCAATGGCCACTACATCCTCTGGGTCAGCATCAGAAGTTTATGGAAAAGATGCTCTCTGGAAATTAAGAAAGGACATGTATTATAGTCGAACAATACAAACTGCTTTGAACTCCCATGAcacatttcaaacttaaaatgtttcaaacaaataaatacacaatataattatttaatatatattagtattaactTAGTACTAAATACCTCAAAATTAAGTACCATTTATCATCTGTAATACCGCTGTGTAACCATTAGATGTCTGTATAGGCCTACAGTATATAATCATGACTGTGTATACCCTAGTTTCTGGAAACTGGTTTCAGTTTAATTACagtatttgcatgtattaggttttgcatttggatatatatatatatttttttttttagtttcaaagacattttattcagtttcaatttatattttcataagtttcttgaaaaactacattaattttaattggcACAAATGTAATTCCATatcccccacacacacaaactttcaTCTATAAAGTTAAAAACCATGTCCAtttattccttttatttttCTGCATGACATTAACTTTCACCCCGATTGGTTGCCTCACCGCCTTAGATAGATAAGGTTCCACCCACCTGCAGTGGTCTCCACCTCCACTGAACATAAACCAGACTCATTGTGAGACACTGGAGTACTTTAAGTTGTGCGTTTCCAGATTGATTCCAGCTCCAGCTTGCAAAGGCCAAagtgagagtttttttttttttttttcattttcatccaTGCCATTACAAGCCATTTGCATCTGTccctattttcttttcttttttttgcagaCATAACATGCTTCTAGACATTCACTCTGATTGGTTGCTTCACCGCCTTATATAGACATAGTCCCACCTATCTGCTGGGATCTCCACCCCTGCTAACATAAACCAGACTCATTGTAAGATATTAGAGTAGTTTAAGCTACACATTAACCGGTTGTCTCTTGTCGACATTTCCTCTTGCTGACAAAAGCCACAGTGCGTGATTCTATTATACCATTGATAAAATGACTGGTCTGTGGTTGCTTCTGAGTCTCTTTGCCTTTGGTTCAGCTGAAGCTGGGAAACTGTTGGTTATTCCATCAGATGGCAGTCACTGGTTGGGGATGAAGCCTGTTGTGGAGGAGCTGGGGAGGAGAGGAAACCAGGTGGTGGTCGTCATCCCCGAGGCGAGTCTAAGTATGGGTCCTTCAGAGCATACCACCACTCTGACATATCCAGTGAACTACACCAAGGCTGAACTACATATGTTATTGGAAGGCAATTTAACTGAAATTCTGAGTATCGACCTCTCTTCTGACCTGTCCAAGTTTCTGCTTTTCTTCTACCAAATGCACCTTCTTCAAAGGTTTATAATAAGGAACGCAGAGGGTCTGTTCTTTAAAGAGGATTTGATGAAGAAGCTTCAAGACTACAGCTTTGATGCAATTCTCACCGACCCGTTTGAGCCCGTTGGGGTTATTGTTAGTGAATATCTTTCCATTCCAGCtatttatatgcaaataaacCTTCCTTGTGGTGTCGACGCTCTTGCCAGCCAATGCCCAAGTCCACCCTCTTATGTTCCACAGCGTAATACCCACTTTACAGACAAGATGAATTTGTGGCAGAGGTGTGTcaacctggtaaggactctgcTGCAGCCCATGGCTTGTAAATACATGCATACTGAAGCAGATGAGATCGCCTCACGTGTActtcagaaaaaaacatcgaTTATGGAGATCATGAGCCGCGCAGCTCTCTGGTTTATGCGCTTTGACTTTGCCTTTGAATTTCCACGACCATTGATGCCCAACATGGTGATGATTGGAGGAATGGCAACCAAGAAGCCAAAACCATTGTCACAAGTAAGCTCTAATTTGCATGCAAATTACACTCTAAAATGATCAGTGCCGTAGCTCTCTTTTTCATGTGATGTTTCTCAGTTCTTGTCCGTCTGTAAAAATAGCCAGCAAATGCATAAGCAAACCTCAAACCAGCACCAATACCAtttacaaacccgattccaaaaagttgggacactgtacaaattgtgaataaaaacagaatgcaatgatgtggaagtttcaaatttcaatattttattcagaatacaacatagatgacatatcaaatgtttaaactgagaaaatgtataattttaaggggaaaataagttgattttaaatttcatggcatcaacacatctcaaaaaagttgggacaaggccatgtttaccactgtgtggcatcccctcttctttttataacagtctgcaaacgtctggggactgaggagacaagttgctcaagttttggaataggaatgttgtcccattcttgtctaatacaggcttctagttgctcaactgtcttaggtcttctttgtcgcatcttcctctttatgatgcgccaaatgttttctatgggtgaaagatctagactgcaggctggccatttcagtccccggatccttcttctacgcagccatgatgttgtaattgatgcagtatgtggtctggcattgtcatgttggaaaatgcaaggtcttccctgaaagagacgacgtctggatgggagcatatgttgttctagaacttggatatacctttcagcattgatggtgcctttccagatgtgtaagctgcccatgccacatgcactcatgcaaccccataccatcagagatgcaggcttctgaactgagctgataacaacttgggttgtccttgtcctctttagtccggatgacatggcgtcccagttttccaaaagaacttcaaattttgattcgtctgaccacagaacagttttcctctttgccacagtccattttaaatgagccttggcccagagaaaacacctgcgcttctggatcatgtttagatatggcttcttttttgacctatagagttttagccggcaaaggcgaatggcacggtggattgtgttcaacgacaatgttttctggaagtattcctgagcccatgttgtgatttccattacagtagcattcctgtatgtgatgcagtgccgtctaagggcccgaagatcacgggcatccagtatggttttccggccttgacccttacacacagagattgttccagattctctgaatctttggatgatattatgcactgtagatgatgataacttcaaactctttgcaatttttctctgagaaactcctttctgatattgctccactatttttcgcagcagcattgggggaattggtgatcctcttcccatcttaacttctgagagacactgccactctgagaggctctttttatacccaatcatgttgccaattgacctaataagttgcaaattggttcTCCaactgttccttatatgtacatttaacttttcctgcctcttattgctacctgtcccaactttttttggaatgtgtagctctcatgaaatccaaaatgagccaatatttggcatgacatttcaaaatgtctcactttcaacattttatatgttatctatattctattgtgaataaaatataagtttatgagatttgtaaattattgcattccttttttattcacaatttgtacagtgtcccaacttttttggaatcgggtttgtagtGTGTAATGGGCTGAGGTAGAAACTGTTTGGGTCTTTTCTTGTTACAGGTCTGTAAGAGGACAGAGGAAAATCATTAGAAATACACAAATGTTTCTCTTGAAACATCTCTACCTACAATAATACGAAAAAGTGTCTACATCAGGACACTGAGGCAAAGTACAGATTTGTTGAAAGGTTGCTTGTAATCACCTTCTTGTAATATGCTGTCAGTTAATTATTCCCAACTTGAGCACATGTTATCATGACAGCCGATTAGAAGATCTAGCTGGAGTGGGACATATTAAATTACACACAATTTTTTATAGCCTTACAGCCCAGTGTCGTGGAAGATATGTTAGTGCAATATAATCACAGTTCTTGCATTTGTTCTAATCATATTTTATAGATTGTTTGTTTAAGTCTTAAATTAGTTTCCTCTCTATATAGATAAACCAAACAACATCATGCATCATGTTTAATATCCTGTAAGTTTGATTTTATATTGGTAATGATATATGAGACAAATAGTTTATAGACAAATTGTTTCCTCTGGTGATTTAAATGTAGGCTAAGTTTTAAAAGGTAACTACAAAATCACACATTCTCTGTGGCTTTATTAACGTGTTAAAGTGTAATGCATTTAAGTTAAGATAAAATAGctacatgtaaatgtatttatatttgtaacaGAGTAAGAAAAAGTGAATAATAGCTCGGGCTCCAAGATTTCTCTGCATGAAAATACGTGCATGTACAGATGGTTAATGAGAGGTCCAAACTATAAGCACCTTCGACAGGGTATGTAGAAAGCATGCTTCTTGTTTTGAGAGAGGCACAGCTTGGCTGTGAGTGCTCTAATATAGAGTGCGTATTTTGACAGTCAATTTTGCCTAGAGTCACTAAAGTTCGGAAAGCCCTTATATGAACATGTTTGGGCGTGTTTTATGCGAATTACTTTCTTCTGGCATGCAGTCGCTTGTTTAGAATACTCATTATTAACATTAGAAGGAGGTTATGAACAAATTCATGTGAACACACATGATGTAAATTGGGCAGAAATTTCATGGGAAGTCCTTTTGTGAGTATAAATCCAAATAATCAAATAACTATTAGTGaatggtggtggttgaggagacccctccctccctccctccctccatgTAAATcgctttgagtacccagaaaagcgctatataaatgtaatgaattaatgaGACCCATTGATTGCTTCAATACCATATTTGGCTGAGCATATCCTACTAGCTGCAGACTTCACCACCCCTTTGAAACCAGTACTTTAACCTACACAATAGAACTGTGTTTACTTAATTTTGTTCAACTGCTACTGTACTTCATACCACTTATAGAATGGCTGGTGTGTGGTTGTTCCTAAGTCTGTATGTCCTTGATTTACCTCAAGCTGGGAAACTGTTAGTTACACCATCAGATGGCAGTCACCTTAGGGATGAAACCTATTGTAGTGGAGCTGTTGAGGAGAGGAAACCAGGTGGTGGTTGTCATCCCAGAGGCGAGTCTAAATATGGGTTCTTAAGAGGCTTTACATGTGCTGTAGCTTGATGTGGATATATACTTCTTAATTCTCAATCTCTGGCATCATCTTGAAATAATCATCATTAATGTTATTATCTTCAGTAACTTCTAAGATCTATAAATATGGGTGATGCCTATTGGTGGCAGACCAACAGCACATTTGCAAtactacttttttttacttttattgctGCTTGAAGGTTTTGAATTCACTGCTTTAGTACAAAAGCACTGAGGcctttcactgtttttattacaggtgcatctcaataaattataatgtcgtggaaaagttcatttatttcagtaattcaactcaaattgtgaaactcgtgtattaaataaattcaatgcacacagactgaagtagtttaagtctttggttcttttaattgtgatgattttggctcacaattaacaaaaacccaccaattcactatctcatcaaattagaatacttcataagaccaataaataaataaaaaaaatagtgaattgttggccttctggaaagtatgttaatttattgtatatgtactcaatacttggtaggggctccttttgctttaattactgcctcaattcggcgtggcatggaggtgatcagtttgtggcactgctgaggtggtatagaagcccaggtttctttgacagtggccttcagctcatttgcattttttggtctcttgattctcattttcctcttgacaataccccatagattctctgtggggttcaggtctcgtgagtttgctggccagtcaagcacaccaacaccatggtcatttaaccaacttctggtgcttttggcagtgtgggcaggtgccaaatcctgctggaaaatgaaatcagcatcttcaaaaagctggtcagcagaaggaagcatgaagtgttccaaaatttcttggtaaacgggtgcagtgactttggttttcaaaaaacgttgtgcatctttttcttccacactttttccttccactcaactttctgttaacatgcttggatacagcactctttgaacagccagcttctttggcaatgaatgtttgtggctgtcttctggacaactgtcagatcagcagtcttccccatgattgtgtagcctagtgaaccaaactgagagaccattttgaaggctcaggagacctttgcaggtgttttgagttgattagctgattggcatgtcaccatattctaatttgctggGATttaattggtgggtttttgttaaatgtgtgccaaaatcatcacaattaaaagaaccaaagacttaaactacttcagtctgtgtgcattgaatttatttaatacacgagtttcacaatttgagttgaattattgaaataaatgaacttttccgtgatattctaatttattgagatgcacctgtatgtaccagggaagtacacgtactgtaaaattaaGTGCTACCAACATTTGGTCCTATTTACCTTTGTATGAACAAAGCTATCTCTAGATAAGTCCTATGAAAGTTGTTATATGGTAGTACGTTCCTGAAACCATTAACCCAGAGATGCATTTAACCTACTTATCGGACTTTAAACTGCAGTGCAGTGACATCATGACAGAGCATAAATGTCTGAGTTCATTCGTTGTACTGCAAACACATGCTGCCAGTGACCTATCGAAACTCACTACCCTTTTGTCTAGTTTTGAGGTCCCACCTCTTTTGAGATCATTCCTAGCCCTCgtaaatatattgtatttctGCTGTCTGCTGTATGAATGTTAGGAGGATGGTGAGAGCACTGACTGTTCCTGGTCTGGGGCTTCTAGCTTTGCTATGCTTGTTCTCCTCGGATCCCGTAAATGCTGGGAAGGTGCTTGTTATGCCAGTGGATGGCAGCCACTGGTTGAGCATGAAGATCCTGGTGGAAGAGCTTTCTCAATTGGGTCATGAGATGGTGGTCCTGGTCCCTGAAACCAGTGTTCTGATTGGAAAGTCTGGTGATTACACCACTAAGTCTTTTCGTGTGCCTTACACCCTTGCTGAACTAAATGCTAACTTGGACCACATAAGGAAGAATGCATTTGAGAAGCCTCCGCAGCTGACTGACATCATTGTAAATCTAGGGACCCTGATGCAATTCACAGAAATGCAGGTGAAAGCCTGTGAAGGGCTGCTGTATGACGAGTCCTTGATGAAGAGTCTTAGAGAAACAGGATTTGATGTAATGCTCACTGATCCTTTCCTGCCCTGTGGCACCATCATTGCTGATTCCCTCTCGATTCCCGCCGTTTACTTCTTGCGTGGGATTCCCTGTCGACTTGATGAGGAAGCTGCCCAGTGTCCCTCACCTCCGTCTTTTATCCCGCGCTTCTTCACTGGTTTCTCAGATAAGATGACTTTCCCTCAGAGAGTAAGAAACACGCTTATGACAGTTTTCGAAAAGTACCTATGCCACAAACTTTTTGCCAGCTTTGGTGAACTGGCCAGTAGATATCTGCAGAAGGACACTACATACAAAGAGCTATTAAGTCACGGTGCGATCTGGCTTCTAAGATACGACTTCACCTTTGAGTATCCCAAACCCCAAATGCCAAACATGGTTCAAATAGGAGGCATCAACTGTGCTAAGAAGGGTCCACTGACAAAGGTAAGATGTTAATGAACATAGAAATTCTTAAAGGAAAACGCCACCGGTTTTCCATATTCTAATATGTTCTTCCCTCAACTTAGATGAGTTGATCGCCCGTCTCAGCGTCGCAATCGCTCTAGCGCACGGCGCAACTATGTTAGTGTTTAGCTTAGCCCCAGTCATTCCTTAGGATCCAAACAGGGATGAATTTAGAAGCAACCAAACACTTCCATGTTTTCCCTATTTAAAGATGGTTACATGAGTAGTTACACGAGTAAGTGTGGTGACAAAATAAAACGTGGTGATTTTCTAAGCAGATaaaaaatgataactataatgtACTCGTGTAACTACTCATGTAACCATCTTTAAATAGGGAACATATGGAAGTGTTTGGTGGCTTCTAAATGCATCCCTGTTTGGATCCTAAGAAATGAATGGGGCTAAGCTAAACGCTAAAATAGTTGCGCCGTGCGCTAGAGCGATTAAGTGCACGCACTGAGACGGGAGAGGTACGTATCAACTCGACTAAGTTGAGGGAAGAACATATTAGAATATGGAAAACCGGTGGCGTTTTCCTTTAAATGTTCTATGTTGTCTGGTGcacaaaatacaaatctttcACATCCATTTTACAAATGCGTAATGCACTTACTGATGAGACTTTACAGTTaatgctaaaaataataataataaaacttttaataaagGCCATTGGATTCCTACATCAGCACTATTGCATTTTCATGAAGTCAGATCGCAAAGATGGTTTATATTCTGTGCAAATTCAGAATACCTTTTGTATACGTTAAAAGGTTAGagttttatattatatgcaGTAATTTAAATGCAGTAATACTAGAACATGaaatttaaagaacatttttgtgCTGTTTACTGTCCCTGGCATGTTACATCACACAATGTTCATCAAACAGCGCCAGAACAACAAGATCTAAATTAGAAAATTCACTGGAACAAGCGTAAGAACAAAATCATAAGTGCACATGTGTGTGAAAATTTCCATGAGATGTTCTCCTAAGTGCATAAACATGAATAATCCACAAACATTTATGCGTGATTGCGATGCATATGTAGATTGCTTCAGTGCCATATTTGGACTGAGCACCTCCTACTTTCTTTAAATATCACCACCCCTTTGAACCTTGTCCTGACTCCTTTTAAGATGGTACTTCAACTGCAACTGTCCTTCACACCACTGATAGAATGGCTAGCTTGTGGTTGCTCCTGGGTCTCTTTCTTTGTAGTTCAGCTGAAGCTGGGAAATTGTTG from the Onychostoma macrolepis isolate SWU-2019 chromosome 09, ASM1243209v1, whole genome shotgun sequence genome contains:
- the LOC131546878 gene encoding UDP-glucuronosyltransferase 1A5-like isoform X5, with the protein product MTGLWLLLSLFAFGSAEAGKLLVIPSDGSHWLGMKPVVEELGRRGNQVVVVIPEASLSMGPSEHTTTLTYPVNYTKAELHMLLEGNLTEILSIDLSSDLSKFLLFFYQMHLLQRFIIRNAEGLFFKEDLMKKLQDYSFDAILTDPFEPVGVIVSEYLSIPAIYMQINLPCGVDALASQCPSPPSYVPQRNTHFTDKMNLWQRCVNLVRTLLQPMACKYMHTEADEIASRVLQKKTSIMEIMSRAALWFMRFDFAFEFPRPLMPNMVMIGGMATKKPKPLSQELEEFVNGSGEHGFVVFTLGSMVSQLPEAKAREFFEAFRQIPQRVLWRYTGPVPENAPKNVKLMKWLPQNDLLGHPKVKAFITHGGSHGIYEGICNGVPMVMLPLFGDQGDNVQRLVSRGVAETLSIYDLTAEKLLVALRKVINDKSYKEKVTELAAIHRDRPIEPLDLAVFWTEFVMRHKGAAHLRPAAHELNWIQYHSLDVIGFLLLILVTVIFVTVKSCMFCFRKCFKKTQKKKRE
- the LOC131546878 gene encoding UDP-glucuronosyltransferase-like isoform X1, with protein sequence MNVRRMVRALTVPGLGLLALLCLFSSDPVNAGKVLVMPVDGSHWLSMKILVEELSQLGHEMVVLVPETSVLIGKSGDYTTKSFRVPYTLAELNANLDHIRKNAFEKPPQLTDIIVNLGTLMQFTEMQVKACEGLLYDESLMKSLRETGFDVMLTDPFLPCGTIIADSLSIPAVYFLRGIPCRLDEEAAQCPSPPSFIPRFFTGFSDKMTFPQRVRNTLMTVFEKYLCHKLFASFGELASRYLQKDTTYKELLSHGAIWLLRYDFTFEYPKPQMPNMVQIGGINCAKKGPLTKELEEFVNGSGEHGFVVFTLGSMVSQLPEAKAREFFEAFRQIPQRVLWRYTGPVPENAPKNVKLMKWLPQNDLLGHPKVKAFITHGGSHGIYEGICNGVPMVMLPLFGDQGDNVQRLVSRGVAETLSIYDLTAEKLLVALRKVINDKSYKEKVTELAAIHRDRPIEPLDLAVFWTEFVMRHKGAAHLRPAAHELNWIQYHSLDVIGFLLLILVTVIFVTVKSCMFCFRKCFKKTQKKKRE